The following coding sequences lie in one Mycobacterium sp. Z3061 genomic window:
- a CDS encoding MarR family transcriptional regulator, translated as MADSAKRDPIAVARTNWELAGWGDVSQGMVAVTSVMRAHQILLARVETALRPYDLSFSRYELLRLLAFSRTGGLPITKASDRLQVHVTSVTHAIRRLESDGLVRRVPHPTDGRTTLVQITELGRSTVEDATVTLNEQVFADIGIDAAQSEALVSSIETLRRNAGDF; from the coding sequence GTGGCTGACTCTGCGAAGCGCGATCCCATCGCCGTGGCGAGAACCAACTGGGAACTCGCCGGCTGGGGCGATGTCTCGCAGGGCATGGTCGCGGTGACGTCGGTGATGCGCGCGCACCAGATCCTCTTGGCCCGCGTCGAGACCGCGCTGCGGCCTTACGATCTGAGTTTTTCCCGGTATGAGTTGCTGCGATTGCTGGCATTCAGCCGCACGGGTGGCCTGCCGATCACCAAAGCGTCGGACCGACTGCAGGTACACGTCACCAGCGTCACGCATGCTATCCGGCGGTTGGAATCCGACGGGCTGGTAAGGCGGGTACCTCATCCCACCGACGGGCGGACCACGCTGGTGCAGATCACCGAACTGGGACGCTCCACGGTCGAGGACGCCACCGTGACCCTCAACGAGCAGGTGTTCGCCGATATCGGGATCGATGCCGCCCAGTCGGAGGCGTTGGTGTCGTCCATAGAGACGTTGCGGCGCAACGCCGGTGACTTCTAG
- a CDS encoding adenylate kinase, translated as MRVVLLGPPGAGKGTQAEKLAEKLGIPHISTGELFRSNIQEGTKLGVEAKRYLDAGDLVPSSLTNELVDDRLNDPDAANGFILDGYPRSVEQAKALHEMLERRGTDIDAVVEFRVSEDELLTRLTGRGRADDTEEVIRNRMKVYREETAPLLDYYSDELKTVDAVGTLDEVFARALQVLGQ; from the coding sequence GTGAGAGTGGTATTGCTGGGACCGCCTGGGGCGGGCAAGGGGACGCAAGCCGAGAAGCTGGCCGAAAAGCTGGGGATTCCGCACATCTCCACCGGCGAACTGTTCCGCAGCAATATCCAGGAGGGCACCAAGCTGGGCGTGGAGGCCAAGCGCTACCTGGACGCCGGTGACCTGGTGCCGTCCTCGCTGACCAACGAACTCGTCGACGACCGGCTCAATGACCCGGACGCCGCCAACGGCTTCATCCTCGACGGCTATCCGCGGTCGGTGGAACAGGCCAAGGCGCTGCACGAGATGCTGGAACGGCGCGGCACCGACATCGATGCCGTCGTTGAGTTCCGGGTCTCCGAGGACGAGCTGCTGACCCGGCTGACGGGCCGCGGTCGTGCCGACGACACCGAAGAGGTCATCCGAAACCGGATGAAGGTCTACCGCGAAGAGACCGCGCCGCTGTTGGACTACTACAGCGACGAGCTGAAGACCGTCGACGCGGTCGGTACCTTGGATGAGGTGTTCGCTCGCGCGTTGCAGGTTCTGGGCCAGTAA
- the mmsB gene encoding 3-hydroxyisobutyrate dehydrogenase gives MTTRLAIAFLGLGNMGAPMAANLLGAGHLVRGYDPVPAAASAAADKGVTLFGTAAEAVADADAVITMLPSGEVVKRCYAEVLPAARPGALFIDSSTISVSDARDAHELAGSQGMQQLDAPVSGGVKGATAGTLAFMVGGESDALERARPVLEPMAGKVIHCGAAGAGQAAKVCNNMVLAVQQIAIGEAFVLAEKLGLSAQSLFDVITGATGNCWAVHTNCPVPGPVPTSPANNDFKPGFATALMNKDLGLAMDAVASTGSAAPLGTHAAEIYARFAAEHADKDFSAVIEMLRNG, from the coding sequence ATGACAACACGTCTCGCGATCGCGTTCCTGGGACTCGGCAACATGGGCGCGCCCATGGCAGCCAATCTCCTTGGCGCAGGCCATCTGGTGCGCGGCTACGATCCGGTACCCGCAGCCGCGAGCGCCGCAGCCGACAAGGGTGTGACGTTGTTCGGGACCGCCGCCGAAGCCGTGGCCGACGCGGACGCCGTGATCACCATGTTGCCCAGCGGCGAGGTGGTCAAACGCTGTTACGCCGAGGTGCTGCCCGCCGCGCGCCCCGGTGCGTTGTTCATCGACAGCTCCACCATCTCGGTCAGCGATGCCCGCGACGCGCACGAGCTGGCGGGCTCGCAGGGTATGCAGCAGCTCGACGCACCTGTGTCCGGCGGCGTCAAGGGAGCGACGGCCGGGACGTTGGCCTTCATGGTGGGCGGCGAGTCCGACGCCCTGGAACGCGCGCGCCCGGTGCTGGAACCCATGGCGGGCAAGGTGATTCACTGTGGCGCTGCTGGCGCCGGTCAGGCCGCCAAGGTCTGCAACAACATGGTGCTGGCGGTTCAGCAGATCGCGATCGGCGAGGCGTTCGTGCTGGCCGAGAAGCTCGGCCTGTCTGCGCAGTCGCTGTTCGACGTGATCACCGGGGCAACCGGTAACTGCTGGGCGGTGCACACCAATTGTCCTGTGCCGGGGCCTGTTCCGACATCACCGGCCAACAACGACTTCAAGCCGGGTTTCGCGACCGCGCTGATGAACAAGGACCTGGGCCTGGCGATGGATGCGGTCGCCTCGACCGGTTCGGCCGCTCCCCTGGGCACTCACGCAGCGGAGATCTACGCCAGATTCGCGGCAGAGCACGCCGATAAGGACTTCAGCGCCGTCATCGAGATGCTGCGCAACGGCTAG
- a CDS encoding sigma-70 family RNA polymerase sigma factor produces MARVANTGAAEAALMKALYDEHAAVLWRYALRLTGDASQSEDVVQETLLRAWQHPEVIGDTERSARAWLFTVARNMIIDDRRSARYRNVVGSTDEDGAPEQSTPDEVNAALDRLLIAEAMAQLSVEHRAVIERSYYRGWTTAQIANDLNIAEGTVKSRLHYAVRALRLTLQELGVTR; encoded by the coding sequence GTGGCTCGTGTGGCCAACACCGGGGCTGCTGAAGCCGCTCTGATGAAAGCGCTCTATGACGAGCATGCCGCCGTCCTGTGGCGGTATGCGTTGCGGTTGACCGGCGACGCCAGCCAGTCTGAGGACGTCGTCCAGGAGACGTTGCTACGGGCGTGGCAGCATCCGGAGGTCATCGGCGACACCGAGCGTTCGGCGCGGGCCTGGCTGTTCACCGTCGCCCGCAACATGATCATCGACGATCGGCGCAGCGCCCGGTACCGCAACGTCGTCGGGTCGACCGACGAGGACGGCGCGCCGGAACAGTCCACGCCCGACGAGGTCAACGCGGCGCTGGATCGGCTGCTGATCGCCGAGGCGATGGCCCAGCTGTCCGTCGAACACCGGGCGGTGATCGAGCGGTCGTACTACCGTGGCTGGACCACTGCTCAAATTGCCAACGATCTGAATATCGCAGAGGGAACAGTGAAGTCGCGCCTGCACTACGCGGTGCGCGCGTTGCGGCTCACTCTGCAGGAACTGGGAGTCACGCGATGA
- a CDS encoding class I SAM-dependent methyltransferase, whose amino-acid sequence MTQISSARYEGDTWDLASSVGLTATMVAAARAVAARDTHGAGAVATDSFAEPLVRAVGVDFFSRLAGGELDLAELDEETATGTVHFANAMAIRTRFFDDFFGAATEAGIRQAVILAAGLDSRAYRLPWPSGTTVFEVDQPQVIEFKTATLSGLGAQPTADRRTVAVDLREDWPAALREAGFDPTQRTAWIAEGLLGYLPADAQDRLLDQIGALSVPGSRFATEGLLDINEINQEELRTRMKRQNERWSRHGLDFDMAALVYFDDRTDAGTYLAAHGWQTTSRRNSELFAQHGLEPASGDDAPFGEVVYLSAERR is encoded by the coding sequence ATGACCCAAATAAGCAGCGCACGGTATGAGGGCGACACCTGGGACCTGGCGTCCAGCGTGGGCCTGACGGCCACGATGGTCGCGGCGGCGCGTGCCGTGGCGGCACGCGACACCCATGGAGCGGGCGCGGTGGCCACCGATTCCTTCGCCGAGCCGCTGGTCCGCGCGGTTGGCGTCGACTTCTTCTCCCGGCTGGCCGGCGGCGAGCTGGACCTGGCCGAATTGGACGAGGAGACAGCGACCGGCACGGTGCACTTCGCCAACGCGATGGCCATCCGGACCCGCTTCTTCGACGACTTCTTCGGCGCCGCGACCGAGGCCGGCATCCGGCAGGCCGTCATCCTGGCCGCGGGCCTGGACTCCCGCGCCTACCGGTTGCCCTGGCCGTCGGGCACCACCGTGTTCGAAGTGGACCAGCCTCAGGTGATCGAGTTCAAGACCGCGACGCTGTCCGGTTTGGGCGCTCAGCCGACCGCGGACCGGCGCACCGTGGCCGTCGACCTGCGTGAGGACTGGCCCGCCGCCCTGCGCGAGGCCGGCTTCGACCCCACGCAACGCACCGCCTGGATCGCCGAAGGCTTGCTGGGCTACCTGCCGGCCGACGCCCAGGACCGGCTGCTGGATCAGATCGGCGCGCTCAGTGTCCCGGGGAGCCGGTTCGCAACCGAGGGCCTGCTGGACATCAACGAGATCAACCAAGAGGAACTGCGCACCCGGATGAAGCGGCAGAACGAGCGGTGGAGCCGCCACGGTCTGGACTTCGACATGGCCGCGCTGGTGTATTTCGACGATCGCACCGACGCGGGGACCTACCTGGCCGCTCACGGCTGGCAGACCACCAGCAGGCGCAACTCTGAGTTGTTCGCTCAGCACGGGCTGGAGCCGGCCTCCGGTGACGATGCGCCGTTCGGCGAGGTGGTCTACCTGAGTGCGGAGCGGCGGTAA
- the map gene encoding type I methionyl aminopeptidase, with protein sequence MGALARLRGRKVVPQRTAGELDAMAAAGAVVATALKAVQSAAVAGVSTLSLDEIAESVIREAGAIPSFLGYHGYPASICSSVNDRVVHGIPSAAEVLVPGDLVSIDCGAVLDGWHGDAAVTFGVGNLIPADAALSQATRDSLEAGIAAMVVGNRLTDVAHAIETGTHAAAARYDRAFGIVEGYGGHGIGRQMHMDPFLPNEGSPGRGPTLAVGSVLAIEPMLTLGTGKTVVLDDQWTVTTVDGSRAAHWEHTVAVTEDGPRILTL encoded by the coding sequence ATGGGCGCCCTGGCACGGCTGCGGGGCCGCAAAGTGGTACCTCAGCGCACTGCCGGTGAGCTCGATGCGATGGCGGCGGCCGGCGCGGTCGTTGCCACCGCCCTGAAAGCGGTTCAATCTGCGGCGGTGGCCGGCGTGTCCACCCTGAGTCTCGACGAGATCGCCGAGTCGGTGATTCGCGAGGCGGGCGCCATCCCGTCCTTCCTCGGCTACCACGGCTATCCGGCGTCGATCTGCTCGTCGGTCAACGACCGCGTCGTACACGGAATCCCTTCCGCCGCCGAGGTTCTGGTGCCCGGCGATCTGGTGTCCATCGACTGCGGCGCGGTGCTGGACGGCTGGCACGGCGACGCGGCCGTCACGTTCGGGGTGGGCAACCTGATCCCCGCCGACGCGGCGCTGTCGCAAGCGACCAGAGACTCTCTGGAAGCCGGAATCGCGGCGATGGTCGTCGGGAACCGGCTCACCGACGTCGCGCATGCCATTGAGACCGGTACGCACGCCGCCGCGGCCCGCTACGACCGCGCCTTCGGGATCGTCGAGGGTTACGGCGGCCACGGCATCGGCCGGCAGATGCATATGGACCCCTTCCTGCCCAACGAAGGCTCGCCGGGGCGGGGTCCCACCCTCGCGGTGGGGTCGGTGCTGGCCATCGAGCCGATGCTGACGCTGGGAACCGGAAAGACCGTCGTCCTCGACGATCAGTGGACCGTGACCACCGTTGACGGCTCGCGCGCCGCCCACTGGGAACACACCGTGGCCGTCACTGAAGACGGTCCGCGCATCCTCACGCTTTGA
- a CDS encoding zf-HC2 domain-containing protein: MTGSVRHDQPGDTHRYATWDAAYVLGSLSGAERREFETHLADCASCREAVAELSGIPALLSQLSRDDVAAINEAGPAPSTPEMLPSLLETVRWRRRRTRLTWLASAAAAVVLGIGVLVGVNGYFATNSQPITSAQPMEQVGTKLLTSTISVSSEHWGTFINLKCFCLAPPDAPHDTLAMVVVGRDGSHTRLATWVAEPGHSATPAGSISTPMEQIAAVQVVAADSGQVLLERSM; encoded by the coding sequence ATGACGGGGTCTGTGCGACACGACCAGCCCGGCGACACGCACCGCTACGCGACGTGGGATGCCGCTTACGTACTGGGGTCGCTGTCGGGTGCCGAGCGGCGAGAATTCGAAACGCACCTGGCCGATTGCGCGTCCTGCCGGGAAGCCGTCGCCGAACTCAGCGGCATTCCGGCGCTGCTTTCTCAGCTGAGCCGCGACGACGTTGCCGCCATCAACGAGGCCGGACCGGCGCCTTCGACGCCGGAGATGTTGCCGTCACTGCTGGAGACGGTGCGCTGGCGGCGGCGCCGCACCCGGCTGACCTGGCTGGCTTCGGCCGCCGCGGCAGTGGTGCTGGGCATCGGCGTGCTGGTTGGGGTCAACGGCTACTTCGCGACGAACTCGCAACCAATCACCTCGGCACAGCCGATGGAGCAGGTCGGCACCAAGCTGCTGACGTCGACGATCTCGGTGTCCAGCGAGCACTGGGGCACCTTCATCAACCTGAAGTGCTTCTGCCTGGCGCCGCCGGACGCCCCGCACGACACCCTGGCCATGGTGGTGGTGGGCCGGGACGGCAGCCACACACGGCTGGCGACCTGGGTGGCCGAACCCGGTCACAGCGCAACCCCGGCCGGCAGTATCTCGACGCCGATGGAGCAGATCGCCGCCGTGCAGGTGGTTGCCGCCGACAGTGGTCAGGTTCTGCTCGAGCGTTCGATGTAA
- a CDS encoding peroxidase family protein: MSRQWYEHPSLVLQLKALAGLRNDLRDHNLFEGDGIRPKDDLGEATEEVKRARTPDGTWNDLSEPWMGAKGTGFGRNVPLAKTVTDTKRLLDPDPRLISRRLMARDEFKPAGIINALAAAWLQFENHNWFFHGDGLADKTIDIPLRKGDEFPEDPMRIRCTIPPRGEIVDGCPAPVFSNVETHWWDGSQIYGSGRERQAEVRTFVDGKIKVGDDGRLPKSDIPGIDLTGMRENWWVGVGILHTLFAREHNAVCDALKKAYPSFDDQRLFELGVLVVSALIAKIHTVEWTTCVLRHPALQIGMNANWYGALGETFRDRIGRVGDSEALSGIIGSPTDHHSAPFSLTEEFVSVYRMHPLIPDDWNFFSLASGEHLEKREFTELQGRFTRDFMDRMEFGDMWYSFGLASAGAVCLHNYPNALRQLTRVDGQVTDLATLDIVRDRERGVPRYNDFREALRMPRRKSIDDITPNKQWAKEINEVYNGDVDAVDLQIGMQAEQPPKGFGFSDTAFRIFILMASRRLKSDRFFTKDFRPEVYTQIGYDWVNHTTMKDVLLRHYPELETVIGDVERVFAPWPKLGAPAEGKKRRVVQLADTVRAYIPWGS, from the coding sequence GTGAGTCGTCAATGGTATGAGCATCCTTCGCTGGTTCTGCAACTCAAGGCGCTGGCTGGACTGCGCAATGATCTACGCGACCACAACCTTTTTGAAGGTGACGGAATCCGTCCCAAGGACGATCTGGGGGAGGCCACCGAGGAGGTCAAGCGGGCGCGCACCCCGGACGGCACCTGGAACGACCTCTCCGAACCATGGATGGGGGCAAAGGGAACCGGCTTCGGGCGCAACGTCCCGCTGGCGAAGACCGTCACCGATACCAAGCGGTTGCTCGACCCGGACCCGCGGCTGATCAGCCGGCGGCTGATGGCGCGCGACGAATTCAAGCCCGCCGGAATCATCAACGCGCTGGCCGCGGCATGGCTGCAGTTCGAAAACCACAACTGGTTCTTCCACGGCGATGGTCTGGCGGACAAGACAATCGACATCCCGCTACGCAAGGGTGACGAGTTTCCCGAGGATCCGATGCGGATTCGCTGCACCATCCCGCCGCGCGGTGAAATCGTGGACGGCTGTCCGGCGCCGGTGTTCAGCAACGTTGAAACCCATTGGTGGGACGGGTCGCAGATCTACGGCAGCGGCAGGGAGCGCCAGGCCGAGGTGCGAACCTTTGTCGACGGCAAGATCAAGGTCGGCGACGACGGCCGACTGCCCAAGAGTGACATCCCCGGTATCGACCTGACCGGCATGCGGGAGAACTGGTGGGTCGGAGTCGGCATCCTGCACACCCTTTTCGCCCGCGAACACAACGCCGTGTGCGACGCCCTGAAGAAGGCATACCCGAGCTTCGACGACCAGCGCCTGTTCGAACTCGGCGTCCTGGTGGTCTCGGCGCTGATCGCCAAGATCCACACCGTCGAGTGGACGACGTGCGTCCTGCGCCACCCCGCACTGCAGATCGGCATGAACGCCAACTGGTACGGCGCCCTCGGTGAGACGTTCCGGGACCGCATCGGCCGCGTCGGAGACAGCGAAGCTTTGTCGGGCATCATCGGCTCGCCGACCGATCACCACTCCGCGCCGTTCTCCCTGACCGAGGAATTCGTCTCGGTCTACCGCATGCACCCACTGATCCCCGACGACTGGAACTTCTTCTCGCTGGCATCGGGTGAGCATCTGGAGAAGCGCGAATTCACCGAGCTGCAAGGGCGTTTCACTCGTGACTTCATGGACCGGATGGAATTCGGCGACATGTGGTACTCGTTCGGCCTGGCCAGCGCGGGAGCGGTGTGCCTGCACAACTACCCGAACGCACTGCGCCAGTTGACGCGGGTGGACGGTCAGGTCACCGACCTGGCCACGCTGGACATCGTGCGTGACCGGGAACGCGGGGTGCCCCGATACAACGACTTCCGCGAAGCCCTGCGGATGCCGCGCCGTAAGAGCATCGACGACATCACGCCCAACAAGCAGTGGGCCAAGGAGATCAACGAGGTCTACAACGGCGACGTCGACGCGGTGGATCTGCAGATCGGAATGCAGGCCGAGCAGCCCCCCAAGGGGTTCGGCTTCTCCGACACCGCTTTTCGCATCTTCATCCTGATGGCGTCCCGTCGGCTGAAGAGCGACCGGTTCTTCACCAAGGACTTCCGGCCCGAGGTCTACACTCAGATCGGCTACGACTGGGTGAATCACACGACGATGAAAGACGTGCTGCTGCGCCACTACCCGGAGCTGGAGACGGTGATCGGCGATGTGGAGCGGGTGTTCGCCCCGTGGCCGAAGCTGGGTGCGCCGGCCGAGGGTAAGAAGCGCCGGGTGGTGCAACTCGCCGACACCGTGCGTGCCTACATCCCCTGGGGGTCCTAA
- a CDS encoding cytochrome P450: MAEDFKHASTLEGIRFTAQVAVPNVVLGLFNKRELPSRVASTVGADYLGYRLVDGMVRSYGPAPFYVRVAKDEALLVHHPDDLKFVLGGSPDPFASDPEAKRKGMKAFQPEALTLSQGRAWEQRRKFAEAVLDTGKPVHRLAQPFADVAAQTAEALSGDKIDWPAANKAFQRMTRRVLFGDPAADDEGLTELLGEMMSAGNKMPDEPAPQYGEFIARLESYLASPAEGSLAALVPQAPDPGSNPAGQLVHWMFAMGDTLAANTFRTLGVLSSHDEQLNEVKAEMADADISSAAGIAKLEYLAGCLFEAMRLWPTTQLFGRVTTRDVEFPNGAVLPEGRQVLIYNVFNHRNRQRIPYADRFSPGEWVSGDAGSDWSYNFFSHGPQVCPGADLSIFLGQAVLAHLIDAGATTLSGDRLNPGKPLPHNYDLYGFSVSR; the protein is encoded by the coding sequence GTGGCTGAGGATTTCAAGCACGCCTCCACGCTGGAAGGCATCAGGTTCACGGCTCAGGTCGCCGTCCCCAACGTGGTGTTGGGCCTGTTCAACAAACGGGAGTTGCCCAGCCGGGTGGCCTCCACCGTCGGAGCCGACTACCTGGGTTACCGACTGGTGGACGGGATGGTGCGCAGCTACGGTCCGGCGCCGTTCTATGTGCGCGTCGCCAAGGACGAGGCGCTGCTGGTGCACCACCCCGACGACCTGAAGTTCGTGCTGGGTGGTTCTCCCGATCCTTTCGCGTCGGACCCGGAGGCGAAACGCAAGGGCATGAAGGCATTTCAGCCCGAGGCCCTGACCCTGTCCCAGGGACGGGCGTGGGAGCAACGGCGGAAGTTCGCCGAGGCGGTGCTGGATACCGGCAAACCCGTACACCGGCTGGCCCAACCGTTCGCGGACGTCGCTGCCCAGACCGCCGAGGCGCTGTCCGGCGACAAGATCGACTGGCCGGCCGCCAACAAGGCCTTTCAGCGGATGACGCGGCGGGTGCTGTTCGGTGATCCCGCCGCAGACGACGAGGGCCTCACCGAGCTGCTCGGCGAGATGATGTCGGCCGGCAACAAGATGCCCGACGAGCCGGCGCCGCAGTACGGCGAGTTCATCGCGCGGCTGGAGAGCTATCTCGCCAGCCCTGCGGAAGGCAGTCTGGCCGCACTGGTGCCGCAGGCGCCCGACCCGGGCTCCAACCCCGCCGGCCAGTTGGTGCACTGGATGTTCGCAATGGGAGACACGCTGGCGGCCAACACATTTCGCACACTCGGGGTGCTGTCGAGCCACGACGAGCAGCTCAATGAAGTCAAGGCGGAGATGGCCGATGCGGACATAAGCTCCGCCGCGGGAATCGCCAAGCTGGAGTACCTGGCCGGGTGCCTTTTCGAAGCCATGCGGCTGTGGCCCACCACCCAGCTGTTCGGCCGGGTCACCACCCGCGACGTCGAATTCCCCAATGGCGCCGTGCTGCCGGAGGGACGCCAGGTGCTGATCTACAACGTCTTCAACCACCGCAACCGGCAGCGAATCCCGTACGCGGACCGGTTCTCGCCGGGCGAGTGGGTCAGCGGAGACGCGGGCAGCGACTGGTCATACAACTTCTTCAGCCACGGGCCTCAGGTGTGCCCAGGGGCGGACCTGTCGATCTTCCTCGGTCAAGCGGTCCTGGCTCACCTGATCGACGCCGGAGCCACCACTCTGTCAGGCGATCGGCTCAACCCCGGTAAGCCACTGCCGCACAACTACGACCTCTACGGCTTCAGCGTTTCGCGGTGA
- a CDS encoding SAM-dependent methyltransferase, translating into MASTERSAGDSWDLASSVGATATMVAAARAVASAQDNPIIDDPFAAPLVRAVGLDFFTRLVNGDLPLEQALPDAADGRDLQFETDSIAVRTRFFDDFFLGAAREGVRQAVILAAGLDARGYRLSWPRGTVVYEVDQPQVIEFKNSAMAALGATPSAHRKAVSIDLRDDWPEALRRSGFDPSQATAWSAEGLLMYLPPDAQDLLFDNITALSGPGSRIATEYHPDSGVPVSQRAQQFNQRWANLGCDINLSTLFYEGERNNVVDYLTAAGWTVSTRPRREFYADYGRVFPDDPDSATMRNIVTVTAKR; encoded by the coding sequence ATGGCAAGCACTGAGCGGTCCGCCGGAGACAGCTGGGACCTGGCCTCGAGCGTCGGGGCTACCGCAACCATGGTCGCCGCCGCGCGGGCGGTGGCCTCCGCGCAGGACAACCCGATCATCGACGACCCGTTCGCGGCACCGTTGGTGCGGGCCGTCGGGCTGGATTTCTTCACCCGCCTGGTCAACGGCGACCTGCCGCTAGAGCAGGCGCTGCCCGACGCGGCCGACGGACGTGACCTGCAATTCGAGACGGACTCGATTGCGGTGCGCACCCGCTTCTTCGACGACTTCTTCCTCGGCGCGGCCCGCGAGGGGGTACGGCAGGCCGTGATCCTGGCAGCCGGACTCGACGCCCGGGGTTACCGGTTGTCCTGGCCGCGCGGCACCGTGGTGTACGAGGTCGACCAGCCCCAGGTCATCGAGTTCAAGAACTCAGCGATGGCGGCGCTGGGCGCGACTCCGTCCGCACACCGCAAGGCGGTCAGCATCGACCTTCGCGACGACTGGCCGGAAGCGCTGCGCCGCAGTGGATTCGACCCCTCTCAGGCGACCGCTTGGAGCGCCGAGGGCCTGCTGATGTACCTTCCGCCCGACGCGCAGGACCTGCTCTTCGACAACATCACCGCGCTCAGCGGACCCGGCAGCAGGATCGCCACCGAATACCATCCCGACTCGGGTGTACCGGTGAGCCAGCGCGCCCAGCAGTTCAACCAGCGCTGGGCGAACCTGGGTTGCGACATCAATCTGTCGACCCTGTTCTACGAAGGAGAGCGCAACAACGTGGTCGACTACCTGACCGCTGCGGGCTGGACGGTGAGCACCCGGCCACGACGGGAGTTCTACGCCGACTACGGCCGCGTCTTCCCCGACGACCCCGACTCGGCCACCATGCGCAACATCGTCACCGTCACCGCGAAACGCTGA
- the secY gene encoding preprotein translocase subunit SecY — translation MLSAFISSLRTADLRRKILFTLSIVVLYRVGAALPSPGVNFPNVQQCIKEASGGQAGQIYSLINLFSGGALLKLTVFAVGVMPYITASIIVQLLTVVIPRFEELRKEGQAGQAKMTQYTRYLAIALAVLQATSIVALAANGGLLQGCSLDILANQTIFSEIVIVMVMTAGAALVMWMGELITERGIGNGMSLLIFVGIAARIPAEGNQILQSRGGMIFAAVCAAALVIIVGVVFVEQGQRRIPVQYAKRMVGRRMYGGTSTYLPLKVNQAGVIPVIFASSLIYIPNLITQLVRSGSGGGGHSWWDKFVGSYLSDPSSPVYISIYFGLIIFFTYFYVSITFNPDERADEMKKFGGFIPGIRPGRPTADYLRFVLSRITLPGSIYLGVISVLPNLFLQIGNSGGIQNLPFGGTAVLIMIGVGLDTVKQIESQLMQRNYEGFLK, via the coding sequence GTGCTTTCGGCTTTCATCTCATCGCTGCGGACAGCCGACCTGAGACGGAAGATCCTCTTCACGCTGAGCATCGTCGTCCTGTACCGCGTCGGCGCCGCGCTGCCCTCACCCGGCGTCAACTTCCCCAACGTGCAGCAGTGCATCAAGGAAGCCAGCGGCGGCCAGGCCGGTCAGATCTATTCCCTGATCAATCTGTTCTCCGGCGGCGCGTTGCTGAAGCTCACGGTGTTCGCGGTGGGGGTGATGCCCTACATCACCGCGAGCATCATCGTGCAGCTGCTCACCGTGGTCATCCCGCGGTTCGAAGAGCTCAGGAAGGAGGGCCAGGCCGGTCAGGCCAAGATGACGCAGTACACGCGTTACCTGGCGATCGCGCTGGCCGTCCTGCAGGCCACCAGCATCGTGGCGCTGGCTGCCAACGGCGGTCTGCTCCAGGGCTGCTCGCTGGACATTCTGGCCAACCAGACCATCTTCTCCGAGATCGTCATCGTGATGGTGATGACGGCCGGCGCCGCCCTGGTGATGTGGATGGGCGAACTGATCACCGAGCGCGGCATCGGCAACGGCATGTCGTTGTTGATCTTCGTCGGCATCGCCGCCCGCATTCCCGCCGAGGGCAATCAGATCCTGCAGAGCCGGGGCGGGATGATCTTCGCGGCCGTATGTGCGGCCGCCCTGGTCATCATCGTCGGCGTCGTGTTCGTCGAGCAGGGCCAGCGCCGGATCCCCGTCCAGTACGCCAAGCGCATGGTGGGCCGGCGGATGTACGGCGGAACGTCGACATACCTGCCGCTGAAGGTCAACCAGGCCGGCGTTATCCCGGTCATTTTCGCGTCCTCGCTGATCTACATTCCAAATCTGATCACTCAGCTGGTTCGTAGCGGCAGCGGCGGTGGTGGCCACAGCTGGTGGGACAAATTCGTCGGAAGCTACCTTTCCGACCCCAGTAGCCCGGTGTATATCAGCATCTATTTCGGGTTGATCATCTTCTTCACGTACTTCTACGTGTCGATCACGTTCAATCCGGATGAGCGTGCCGACGAAATGAAGAAATTCGGCGGCTTTATTCCCGGCATTCGGCCCGGGCGCCCGACCGCTGATTATCTGCGCTTTGTGCTGAGCCGGATCACTCTCCCCGGCTCGATCTACCTCGGTGTCATCTCCGTGCTGCCCAACCTGTTCCTCCAGATCGGCAACAGCGGCGGGATACAGAATCTACCCTTCGGGGGTACCGCGGTTCTGATCATGATCGGCGTCGGGTTGGATACGGTCAAACAGATCGAGAGTCAGCTCATGCAGCGCAACTATGAAGGGTTCCTCAAGTGA